In Nocardia asteroides, a single genomic region encodes these proteins:
- a CDS encoding GMC family oxidoreductase N-terminal domain-containing protein — protein sequence MTFDYDVLIVGSGFGGSVSALRLTEKGYRVGVLEAGRRFADHEFAKTSWRANKYLWAPWAKFYGIQRLTLLDDTLIMSGSGVGGGSLVYANTLYEPPEKFFADRQWAHITDWKSELLPYYDQAKRMLGVTTNPATTATDRVLREVAEEMGVGDSYQRTPVGVFFGGPGTRPGQDVPDPFFGGAGPARRTCTHCGECMTGCRHNAKNSLVKNYLYLAEEAGAEVHPLTTVTDVRPLSGGGYSVSTVGTGRLLRRRKRSFTAEQVIFSAAALGTQRLLHKLRDTGSLPEISPRLGYLARTNSEELLVVRTRADDTDFTKGVAITSSIHPDADTHIEPVRYGKGSNTLALLSTAMVDEVDGVAKGKLWWRQMVRGRRDIARMHNPRRWSEQMIGLLVMQSLDNSITTYTRRGVFGRKRMHTRQGEGAPNPTWIPAGHEVANRIGDKIDGFATGSISSLFDIPMTGHFIGGCVIGDSPESGVVDPYHRLYGHPGLHVIDGSTITANLGVNPSLTITAQSERAVAMWPNKGEADSRPVLGSAYRRIEPVAPRRPVVPESAPGALRLPLVQITSKGKPVPAPAGE from the coding sequence ATGACTTTCGACTACGACGTGCTGATCGTCGGTTCCGGCTTCGGCGGCAGCGTGAGCGCGCTGCGGCTCACCGAGAAGGGGTACCGGGTCGGCGTGCTGGAGGCGGGGCGCCGCTTCGCCGACCACGAGTTCGCCAAGACCTCCTGGCGCGCCAACAAGTACCTGTGGGCGCCGTGGGCCAAGTTCTACGGCATCCAGCGGCTCACGCTGCTCGACGACACCCTGATCATGAGCGGCTCCGGCGTCGGCGGCGGCTCCCTGGTCTATGCCAACACGCTGTACGAGCCGCCGGAGAAGTTCTTCGCGGACCGGCAGTGGGCGCACATCACCGACTGGAAGTCGGAGCTGCTGCCCTACTACGACCAGGCCAAGCGGATGCTCGGCGTCACGACGAACCCGGCCACCACCGCCACCGACCGCGTCCTGCGCGAGGTGGCCGAGGAGATGGGCGTCGGCGACTCCTACCAGCGCACCCCGGTCGGCGTGTTCTTCGGCGGGCCGGGCACCAGGCCGGGCCAGGACGTGCCCGACCCGTTCTTCGGCGGCGCCGGCCCGGCCAGGCGCACCTGCACGCACTGCGGCGAGTGCATGACCGGGTGCAGGCACAACGCCAAGAACAGCCTGGTCAAGAACTACCTCTACCTGGCCGAGGAGGCCGGGGCCGAGGTGCACCCGCTGACCACCGTCACCGACGTGCGGCCGCTCTCCGGCGGCGGCTACTCGGTCTCGACCGTCGGCACCGGGCGGCTGCTGCGCAGGCGGAAGCGCAGCTTCACCGCCGAGCAGGTGATCTTCTCCGCCGCCGCGCTCGGCACCCAGCGGCTGCTGCACAAGCTGCGCGACACCGGCTCGCTGCCGGAGATCTCGCCGCGGCTCGGGTACCTGGCGCGCACCAACTCCGAGGAGCTGCTCGTCGTGCGCACCCGCGCCGACGACACCGACTTCACCAAGGGCGTCGCGATCACCTCGTCCATCCACCCCGACGCCGACACGCACATCGAACCGGTGCGCTACGGCAAGGGGAGCAACACCCTCGCGCTGCTCAGCACCGCGATGGTGGACGAGGTCGACGGCGTCGCCAAGGGCAAGCTGTGGTGGCGGCAGATGGTGCGCGGCAGGCGCGACATCGCGCGCATGCACAATCCGCGGCGCTGGTCCGAGCAGATGATCGGGCTGCTGGTGATGCAGTCGCTGGACAACTCGATCACCACCTACACCCGGCGCGGGGTGTTCGGGCGCAAGCGGATGCACACCAGGCAGGGTGAGGGCGCGCCCAACCCGACCTGGATCCCGGCCGGGCACGAGGTGGCGAACCGAATCGGCGACAAGATCGACGGGTTCGCCACCGGCTCGATCAGCAGCCTGTTCGACATCCCGATGACCGGGCACTTCATCGGCGGCTGCGTGATCGGCGATTCGCCGGAGAGCGGTGTGGTCGACCCGTACCACCGGCTCTACGGCCATCCCGGGCTGCACGTCATCGACGGCTCGACGATCACCGCGAACCTCGGGGTGAACCCGTCGCTGACGATCACCGCGCAGTCCGAGCGGGCCGTCGCCATGTGGCCGAACAAGGGCGAGGCCGATTCGCGGCCCGTGCTCGGCTCCGCCTATCGCCGGATCGAGCCGGTGGCGCCGCGCCGTCCGGTGGTGCCGGAGAGCGCGCCGGGGGCGCTGCGGTTGCCGCTGGTGCAGATCACCAGCAAGGGCAAGCCGGTGCCCGCGCCCGCGGGGGAGTAG